A window of the Nocardia sp. NBC_01329 genome harbors these coding sequences:
- a CDS encoding ATP-binding protein, translating into MARNSRSAAEEHSVAPLGRTRPDEPAPMRPPTPLTRTVSLRWRVTLLAASLVAIFVAITSIAAYAMVARALYGQVDAQLRARAATMISGDIDNMAFQSLGVATLFSNDIGVALIYPPANGEATQRPSLPAYIPPQPTTPPIGTEEIAVARGTRDSSLRTYNNQRVLAERMDSGVTLIISQRLEPTREVLDRLAWLLFAVGASGVVLAAGAGTTVGRTGLRPIARLTAATERIARTDDLTPIPVTGDDELARLTESFNTMLRALTESRDRQRRLVADAGHELRTPLTSLRTNMELLIASSRPEAPAIPEEDMAELRSDVVAQIEELSNLVGDLVDLAREDAPETVYERVDLGEVTERALERVRRRGAVGFAAELRPWFVYGHEAALERAILNVLDNAAKWNPPGAQVRVLMTETGRGLLELSVDDAGPGIPPGERELVFERFYRTTASRSMPGSGLGLAIVKQVVTKHGGTIAIDTSERGGALIRIVLPGENPPPDEYRPEPEDSE; encoded by the coding sequence ATGGCACGCAACTCCCGCTCGGCGGCCGAGGAACATTCGGTCGCGCCGCTCGGCCGGACCCGGCCGGACGAGCCGGCGCCCATGCGCCCGCCGACTCCGCTGACCCGCACCGTCTCGCTACGGTGGCGGGTCACGCTGCTGGCCGCATCGCTGGTGGCGATCTTCGTGGCGATCACCTCGATCGCCGCCTACGCCATGGTCGCCCGCGCGCTCTACGGACAGGTCGACGCGCAGTTACGGGCCCGAGCCGCGACGATGATCAGCGGCGATATCGACAACATGGCCTTCCAGTCGCTGGGCGTGGCGACGCTGTTCTCCAACGATATCGGCGTCGCACTGATCTACCCGCCCGCAAACGGCGAAGCAACCCAGCGGCCGAGCCTGCCCGCCTATATTCCGCCGCAGCCGACCACACCGCCGATCGGCACCGAAGAGATCGCGGTGGCGCGAGGTACGCGGGATTCGTCGCTGCGCACCTACAACAATCAGCGAGTATTGGCCGAACGGATGGATTCCGGCGTCACTCTGATCATCTCGCAACGCCTGGAACCGACCCGGGAAGTGCTCGACCGGCTCGCTTGGCTGCTGTTCGCGGTCGGCGCCTCCGGTGTCGTCCTCGCCGCCGGGGCCGGGACGACGGTCGGCCGGACCGGTCTACGCCCGATAGCCCGGCTCACCGCGGCCACCGAACGGATCGCCCGCACCGACGATCTGACCCCCATCCCGGTAACCGGTGACGACGAACTCGCACGGCTCACCGAGAGTTTCAACACCATGCTGCGAGCTCTGACCGAGTCCCGGGACCGGCAGCGGCGGCTGGTCGCCGACGCCGGGCACGAACTACGCACTCCCCTGACCTCGTTGCGCACCAATATGGAGTTGCTCATCGCATCGAGCCGCCCCGAAGCCCCGGCCATCCCCGAAGAGGATATGGCCGAACTGCGATCGGATGTGGTGGCCCAGATCGAGGAGCTGTCCAACCTGGTCGGCGATCTGGTGGACCTGGCCCGCGAGGACGCTCCCGAAACGGTGTACGAGCGGGTCGACCTCGGCGAAGTGACGGAGCGCGCACTGGAACGAGTACGCCGCCGCGGCGCGGTCGGCTTCGCCGCCGAACTACGGCCGTGGTTCGTCTACGGCCACGAAGCGGCGCTGGAACGCGCGATTCTCAATGTCCTCGACAACGCGGCGAAATGGAACCCGCCCGGCGCCCAAGTCCGGGTACTGATGACCGAAACCGGCCGCGGACTCCTGGAATTATCGGTCGACGATGCCGGGCCGGGTATCCCACCGGGTGAACGCGAACTGGTATTCGAGCGTTTCTATCGCACCACCGCCTCCCGTTCCATGCCCGGTTCCGGGCTCGGTCTGGCAATTGTGAAACAGGTCGTAACCAAACATGGCGGCACGATTGCGATCGACACCTCCGAGCGCGGCGGGGCCCTCATCCGCATCGTCTTGCCGGGCGAAAACCCGCCCCCGGACGAATACCGGCCCGAACCCGAAGACAGCGAATAA
- the rpmF gene encoding 50S ribosomal protein L32, which yields MAVPKRRMSRSNTRSRRSNWKATPPDLVPVTVDGVVYRVPRRLVQAVRRGLLDLKGR from the coding sequence ATGGCAGTGCCGAAGCGGCGGATGTCGCGGTCCAATACCCGTAGCCGCCGGTCGAACTGGAAGGCGACACCGCCCGATCTTGTCCCGGTCACGGTCGACGGGGTGGTGTACCGGGTGCCGCGGCGTCTGGTTCAGGCGGTTCGCCGCGGTCTGCTCGATCTGAAAGGCCGGTGA
- a CDS encoding ATP-binding protein, with the protein METPRPWQFSLSNWSVTRKVGIVLVLPVILATLFAVLRINNELRTLEQLDAATDQSRIIGPLFGYNAATEHLAVTATAGWADNRTPQATAALAGFDTAHEALERALDSNRIRPEVSRELSSALTLGSTMRSGLSNGSPAMVGDQADEIAVRIGNALAQSPTVEDLSIQRYFLQVSAVQNARRSLTAQRLVISSPTAEDNPAMRARVLTSGGAELTMIYQYGQIMPDVAGNMRPLLDAVQTRLAIFSQGTQGAMTDPAARESLDTSSQAYQVTTDQLTATISGALHHATVSAQNSALRETALLITALLGGLTLALAVARTLVVPVRRLRRDALEVAHVRLPAELAQVRGGAETPEIEPVGVQGTEEIGQLARAVDEMHQQALNLAAEQARLRVQIGNMFETLSRRSQSLVEQQLGIIEELEHDEDDPQRLQNLFRLDHLATRMRRNGDNLLVIAGTPLRRGLLDAVPLSDMLWSAVSQVEDYQRVEIGHVPDGVVAGEPAVDIEHLLAEVIDNALRYSPPNTPVAVTVSRAVDGGYLIEITDRGLGMATEDLQAANARLASGGEINIETARRMGLFVVGRLAKRHQITVGLRRTSTMAQQPGITASLHLPGLLVSPDTGPDNSNILTADLSMAPPQLQQTSHLQQLPQLQPPPTPRQLTPVPDLPSSDSWTSRTDLPPVRPLTATPPTSGFGTTSSGLPQRRPATHAPMGMGGDTSDGNGSRSTFSAFDPIPETPPAADSPTGLRAADSPTGLRAADSPTGLRSETHRPQSFSAPADFPAPTEQRSFADAEPPSLTARSGLPIRRPGMYHDDPFGRSERRRDESAPATTTSTRLQPVGGETPTPIYQRMVSEWLVEPATAQDQPRQDWTTPADSGWLAAEDAAKPNSDSKTANGLPIRRPGAQLVPGGLAPVEDEAPRDPVEIRSNLTRHLSGVRSGRADAQNADAQNADAQDNDGGLA; encoded by the coding sequence ATGGAAACACCGCGACCGTGGCAATTCAGCCTGTCCAACTGGTCGGTCACCCGCAAGGTCGGCATCGTCCTGGTCCTGCCGGTCATCCTGGCCACCCTTTTCGCGGTGCTACGGATCAACAACGAGCTGCGCACCCTGGAACAGCTCGACGCCGCGACGGACCAGTCCCGCATCATCGGCCCCCTCTTCGGCTACAACGCCGCCACCGAACACCTGGCAGTGACCGCGACGGCGGGCTGGGCCGATAACAGGACACCGCAGGCCACCGCAGCCCTCGCCGGGTTCGATACAGCCCACGAAGCTCTGGAAAGGGCACTGGACTCCAACCGGATCCGGCCGGAGGTCTCCCGCGAACTGTCCTCGGCACTGACCCTCGGCAGCACGATGCGCAGCGGTCTCAGCAACGGCTCCCCCGCGATGGTCGGCGATCAGGCCGACGAGATCGCCGTTCGGATCGGCAACGCCCTCGCCCAATCGCCCACCGTCGAGGACCTCTCGATCCAGCGTTACTTCCTGCAGGTGAGCGCAGTCCAGAACGCGCGCCGGTCGCTGACCGCGCAGCGTCTGGTGATCAGTTCCCCCACCGCCGAGGACAATCCGGCGATGCGGGCCCGGGTGCTCACCTCAGGTGGCGCCGAACTCACCATGATCTACCAGTACGGGCAGATCATGCCGGACGTGGCCGGCAATATGCGGCCGCTGCTGGACGCGGTGCAGACCCGGCTGGCGATCTTCAGCCAGGGCACCCAGGGCGCGATGACCGATCCGGCCGCGCGGGAATCCCTGGACACCAGTTCCCAGGCGTACCAGGTCACCACCGACCAGCTGACGGCCACCATCAGCGGCGCACTGCACCATGCGACGGTTTCCGCGCAGAACAGCGCACTACGAGAGACCGCACTGCTCATCACCGCGCTGCTGGGTGGTCTGACACTCGCCCTCGCGGTCGCGCGGACCCTGGTCGTCCCAGTGCGCCGGTTGCGCCGGGACGCGCTCGAAGTCGCCCATGTGCGGCTCCCAGCGGAACTCGCTCAGGTCCGCGGGGGCGCCGAGACCCCGGAGATCGAGCCGGTAGGCGTGCAGGGCACCGAGGAGATCGGCCAGCTCGCGCGGGCTGTCGACGAAATGCACCAGCAGGCCCTCAATCTCGCCGCCGAACAGGCACGTCTGCGCGTGCAGATCGGCAATATGTTCGAGACCCTGTCCCGGCGCAGCCAATCGCTGGTCGAACAGCAACTCGGCATCATCGAGGAACTCGAGCACGACGAAGACGATCCGCAGCGGCTGCAGAACCTGTTCCGCCTGGACCATCTCGCCACCCGAATGCGGCGCAATGGTGACAATCTGCTCGTGATCGCCGGTACTCCACTGCGTCGCGGCCTGCTCGACGCCGTCCCGCTCTCGGATATGCTGTGGAGTGCGGTTTCCCAGGTCGAGGACTATCAGCGGGTCGAGATCGGACATGTGCCCGACGGTGTGGTCGCCGGTGAACCCGCGGTCGATATCGAACACCTGCTCGCGGAGGTCATCGACAATGCGCTGCGGTACTCCCCGCCCAATACGCCGGTGGCGGTGACCGTCTCCCGCGCGGTCGACGGCGGATATCTCATCGAGATCACCGACCGCGGGCTGGGTATGGCCACCGAGGACCTACAGGCCGCGAACGCGCGCCTTGCCTCCGGTGGTGAGATCAATATCGAGACCGCCCGCCGGATGGGGCTGTTCGTCGTCGGCCGGCTCGCCAAACGCCATCAGATCACCGTGGGCCTGCGACGGACCTCGACCATGGCACAGCAGCCCGGGATCACTGCCAGCCTCCACCTGCCGGGTCTGCTGGTATCGCCCGACACCGGGCCCGACAACTCGAACATTCTCACCGCCGACCTGTCCATGGCGCCCCCGCAACTGCAGCAGACCTCCCATCTACAGCAACTGCCGCAGCTCCAGCCGCCACCGACCCCGCGGCAGTTGACGCCGGTACCCGATCTGCCGTCATCGGATTCGTGGACCTCGCGGACCGATCTGCCCCCGGTGCGCCCGCTCACCGCCACCCCGCCGACCTCCGGTTTCGGCACCACCTCCAGCGGGTTGCCGCAACGCCGTCCGGCCACGCACGCCCCGATGGGCATGGGTGGGGACACCTCGGACGGGAACGGATCGCGCAGTACCTTCTCGGCATTCGACCCGATCCCCGAGACACCGCCGGCCGCAGATTCGCCGACCGGACTGCGGGCCGCAGATTCGCCGACCGGACTGCGGGCCGCAGATTCGCCGACCGGACTGCGGTCGGAGACCCACCGGCCCCAATCCTTCTCTGCCCCGGCCGATTTCCCGGCGCCGACCGAGCAGCGATCGTTCGCCGACGCCGAACCACCGTCGCTCACGGCTCGTTCCGGTTTGCCGATCCGGCGTCCGGGCATGTACCACGACGATCCGTTCGGTCGCTCCGAGCGACGCCGGGACGAATCGGCGCCGGCCACGACCACCTCCACCCGGTTGCAACCGGTCGGCGGTGAAACCCCCACCCCGATATACCAGCGTATGGTGTCGGAATGGCTGGTCGAGCCGGCAACCGCGCAGGACCAGCCGCGCCAGGACTGGACGACTCCCGCCGATTCCGGCTGGTTGGCAGCCGAGGATGCCGCCAAGCCGAATTCGGACTCCAAGACCGCGAACGGGCTCCCCATCCGCCGGCCGGGTGCGCAGCTCGTACCCGGTGGGCTGGCCCCGGTCGAAGACGAGGCCCCGCGGGATCCGGTGGAGATCCGGAGCAATCTGACCAGACACCTGAGCGGGGTCCGCAGTGGGCGGGCCGACGCGCAGAACGCCGACGCGCAGAACGCCGACGCGCAGGACAATGACGGAGGGCTTGCATGA
- a CDS encoding MspA family porin codes for MINRKNLARLAGVGAATTIALGLFSTGAASADTFVPLPGGELVKTLSDGTVVTVRMVGESATISPSMGATPVHRNAWASGSAQVEIAGGEDVGGRIFPGYVVGCQVNIDGGGAQGGAGAEVDTEGAVSPSAETGGNLTVGPGQAKSFYVLDIESPDDYGSEDHATNNQFEGNSGSVTWSDQTIGLSGCGGYAQARSFVKVEVETENVITFVTLWGQPFSLG; via the coding sequence ATGATCAACCGCAAGAATCTGGCGCGCCTGGCCGGCGTCGGCGCCGCCACCACCATCGCGCTGGGCCTGTTCTCGACCGGGGCCGCCAGCGCCGACACCTTTGTGCCGCTGCCCGGCGGCGAACTGGTCAAGACACTGTCCGACGGCACGGTGGTGACCGTGCGCATGGTCGGCGAATCGGCCACCATCAGCCCGTCCATGGGTGCCACTCCGGTGCACCGCAACGCGTGGGCCTCCGGTAGCGCGCAGGTCGAGATCGCCGGCGGCGAGGACGTGGGCGGCAGGATCTTCCCCGGCTATGTCGTGGGTTGCCAGGTGAACATCGACGGCGGCGGTGCCCAGGGTGGCGCCGGCGCGGAGGTCGATACCGAGGGCGCCGTGAGCCCGAGCGCCGAAACCGGCGGCAACCTCACCGTCGGGCCCGGCCAGGCGAAGTCCTTCTATGTCCTCGATATCGAGAGCCCGGACGACTACGGCAGTGAGGACCACGCGACCAACAACCAGTTCGAGGGCAACAGCGGTTCGGTGACCTGGTCCGATCAGACCATCGGGCTGAGCGGCTGCGGTGGCTACGCGCAGGCCCGGTCCTTCGTCAAGGTCGAGGTGGAGACCGAGAACGTGATCACCTTCGTGACACTGTGGGGTCAGCCGTTCAGCCTCGGCTGA
- a CDS encoding type B 50S ribosomal protein L31, whose product MKADIHPDYHPVVVEDASTGTRFLTRSTATAERTVTWTDGNTYPLLVVDVTADSHPFWTGAHRLLDTQGRVEKFERRYGKRAVRPRKER is encoded by the coding sequence ATGAAAGCCGATATCCATCCCGACTACCATCCGGTGGTCGTCGAGGACGCGAGTACCGGGACCCGATTCCTGACCCGCTCCACCGCCACCGCCGAGCGGACCGTCACCTGGACCGACGGCAACACCTATCCGCTGCTGGTCGTCGATGTCACCGCGGACTCCCACCCGTTCTGGACCGGCGCGCACCGCCTGCTCGATACCCAGGGCCGGGTGGAGAAATTCGAACGTAGATACGGCAAACGCGCCGTGCGGCCCCGGAAGGAGCGTTGA
- a CDS encoding MspA family porin: MSENRTAGVRNGGRIAGVGAAAAVAVGLLSTGAANADAFVALPDGQKAGPGVTITRTGEHAVVSPSMAANGAGRVVWVSGNAVADVAVTPKGEPGPNNGPTGADGTNNSSTHGASQLNTGYIVGCQVSLGEDAIGLGASANLSLDGGGVGGSVGLELGPGDVEFVQIDYKDITKPGRYSVEYQDAEIEIQGCAGYAQARSYTVVEIIGDHYSKTTLYGQPFSIG, translated from the coding sequence ATGAGCGAGAACCGCACCGCCGGTGTACGTAATGGCGGCAGGATCGCGGGTGTCGGTGCCGCGGCCGCTGTGGCCGTGGGCCTGCTGTCGACGGGCGCCGCGAATGCCGATGCCTTCGTGGCTCTGCCCGACGGCCAGAAAGCCGGCCCCGGAGTGACCATCACCCGTACGGGTGAGCATGCCGTCGTTTCGCCTTCCATGGCGGCCAACGGCGCGGGCCGCGTGGTCTGGGTCTCCGGAAACGCTGTCGCCGACGTGGCTGTGACGCCCAAAGGTGAGCCGGGCCCGAACAACGGTCCGACCGGGGCGGACGGCACCAACAACTCGTCCACGCACGGCGCCTCGCAGCTCAACACCGGCTATATCGTCGGTTGCCAGGTGAGCCTCGGCGAGGATGCGATCGGTCTCGGAGCTTCCGCGAATCTGTCTCTCGACGGCGGTGGAGTCGGCGGCTCGGTCGGGCTCGAACTGGGCCCGGGCGACGTCGAGTTCGTGCAGATCGACTACAAGGACATCACGAAGCCCGGCCGGTACTCCGTGGAGTACCAGGATGCCGAGATCGAGATCCAGGGTTGCGCGGGTTACGCGCAGGCGCGGTCGTACACGGTCGTCGAGATCATCGGCGACCACTACTCGAAGACCACGCTGTACGGGCAGCCGTTCAGCATCGGCTGA
- a CDS encoding response regulator transcription factor, which produces MRILVVDDDRAVRESLRRSLTFNGYTVDLAVDGIDALEKANADRPDALVLDVMMPRLDGLEVCRRLRSTGDDLPILVLTARDSVSERVAGLDAGADDYLPKPFALEELLARLRALLRRRTPDAGEISEAMIFADLSLDPVTREVARGSRSISLTRTEFSLLEMLMANPRRVLTRGRILEEVWGYDFPTSGNALEVYIGYLRRKTEADGEPRLIHTVRGVGYVLRETPP; this is translated from the coding sequence ATGCGGATTCTGGTGGTCGACGACGATCGTGCCGTGCGGGAGTCACTGCGCCGGTCGCTGACCTTCAACGGCTATACCGTCGACCTGGCGGTCGACGGTATCGACGCACTGGAGAAGGCGAACGCGGATCGCCCCGACGCGCTGGTACTCGATGTCATGATGCCCAGACTGGATGGGCTGGAGGTGTGCCGACGGCTGCGCAGCACCGGTGACGACCTGCCGATCCTCGTGCTGACCGCGCGCGATTCGGTATCCGAACGGGTCGCGGGCCTCGACGCCGGTGCCGACGACTATCTGCCCAAACCGTTCGCCCTGGAAGAACTGCTGGCCCGGCTGCGTGCCCTGCTGCGCCGCCGTACTCCGGATGCCGGCGAGATCTCCGAGGCCATGATCTTCGCCGACCTCTCGCTCGATCCGGTCACCCGCGAAGTCGCCCGGGGCTCGCGATCGATCTCGCTGACCCGCACCGAGTTCTCCCTACTCGAAATGCTCATGGCCAACCCGCGCCGGGTACTCACCCGCGGCCGCATCCTGGAGGAGGTGTGGGGCTACGACTTCCCCACCTCCGGTAACGCACTGGAGGTCTATATCGGCTATCTGCGCCGGAAAACAGAAGCCGACGGCGAACCCCGGCTCATCCACACCGTGCGCGGGGTCGGCTACGTCCTGCGCGAAACGCCACCCTGA
- a CDS encoding MogA/MoaB family molybdenum cofactor biosynthesis protein: MQLVTGGGHAAMELGATVSGMEIDAPVAGRALVVVVDDRTAHGGEDSLGPLVTELLTEAGFLVDASVSVEADEVAIRNALNTAVIGGVDLVISVGGTGMSPRDVTPEATSEVLDRDLPGISEALRASGRVAGSLDAGLSRGLAGISGSTLVVNLPGTRAAIRDGMATLGPLASRVIGELSGLLE; this comes from the coding sequence ATGCAGTTGGTGACCGGGGGCGGGCACGCGGCGATGGAGCTCGGCGCTACGGTGAGCGGTATGGAAATCGATGCTCCTGTCGCGGGTCGCGCATTGGTCGTGGTGGTAGATGATCGAACGGCGCACGGCGGCGAGGATTCGCTGGGCCCGTTGGTCACCGAACTGCTCACCGAGGCGGGGTTCCTCGTCGACGCGTCCGTTTCGGTGGAGGCCGACGAGGTGGCGATCCGGAACGCGTTGAACACCGCGGTGATCGGTGGTGTCGACCTGGTGATCTCGGTCGGCGGTACCGGTATGTCGCCGCGCGACGTGACGCCCGAGGCCACTTCCGAGGTGCTCGACCGCGATCTGCCGGGAATCAGTGAGGCGCTGCGGGCATCGGGCCGGGTCGCCGGTTCGCTGGACGCGGGGCTGTCCCGTGGCCTGGCGGGTATTTCGGGGAGCACCCTTGTGGTGAACCTGCCGGGTACCCGGGCTGCGATCCGCGACGGTATGGCGACGTTGGGTCCGCTGGCGAGCCGGGTGATCGGTGAATTGTCCGGACTGCTGGAATGA
- a CDS encoding GTP-binding protein, with protein MAGGFGAGKTTFVGAVSEIVPLRTEAMVTSFSDGVDNLDDTPDKQTTTVAMDFGRIILPGNLTLYLFGTPGQRRFWFMWDDLIRGAIGAVVLVDARRLEDSFAAVDFFEARNLPFLIAVNRFPNSPRFAMAELREALSVREGVPIVDIDARDAKEVRQSLAAVTEYAINRLKAKEYEGVARHG; from the coding sequence GTGGCCGGTGGATTCGGCGCGGGCAAGACAACTTTCGTGGGAGCGGTATCGGAGATCGTGCCGCTGCGCACCGAGGCCATGGTGACCAGCTTCTCGGACGGCGTCGACAATCTGGACGATACGCCGGACAAGCAGACCACTACGGTCGCAATGGATTTCGGCCGGATCATCCTGCCCGGAAACCTGACCCTGTACCTCTTCGGCACCCCCGGCCAGCGCCGGTTCTGGTTCATGTGGGACGACCTCATCCGGGGTGCCATCGGTGCGGTGGTACTCGTCGACGCCCGCCGCCTCGAGGACAGTTTCGCGGCCGTGGACTTCTTCGAGGCGCGGAATCTGCCCTTCCTGATCGCGGTCAACAGGTTCCCGAACTCACCTCGTTTCGCGATGGCCGAACTTCGCGAGGCGCTGTCGGTGCGCGAGGGCGTACCGATCGTGGATATCGACGCCCGTGACGCGAAAGAGGTCCGGCAGTCACTGGCCGCTGTCACCGAGTACGCGATCAACCGGTTGAAGGCCAAGGAATACGAGGGAGTCGCCCGGCATGGTTGA
- a CDS encoding MspA family porin produces MSKNRTTGLRCGVRALGAGAVAAVAMGLFSTGAANADTFVPLPAGEKAGPGVKITRSQESAIISPSLAANGAGRTVWVSGTATADVSVTPEGEAGPNNGPTGADGTNNSSTHGASQINTGYLVGCQVSIADDAIGLGGSVGIEVGGGSIGGSVGLELGPGEVKFVQIEYKDIEKAGVYSVEYQDVEMAIQGCAGYAQARAYTVVEIIGDHYSKTTLYGQPFSIG; encoded by the coding sequence ATGAGCAAGAACCGCACCACTGGTCTGCGCTGCGGCGTGCGCGCCCTGGGCGCCGGCGCTGTCGCTGCCGTGGCCATGGGTCTTTTCTCGACCGGTGCCGCGAACGCGGATACCTTCGTACCGTTGCCCGCCGGTGAAAAAGCCGGGCCGGGCGTGAAGATCACCCGCAGCCAGGAAAGCGCGATCATTTCGCCGTCGCTGGCCGCGAACGGCGCGGGCCGGACCGTTTGGGTATCGGGCACCGCCACTGCCGATGTCTCGGTGACCCCGGAGGGCGAAGCCGGTCCCAACAACGGCCCCACCGGCGCCGACGGGACCAACAACTCCTCTACGCACGGTGCCTCGCAGATCAACACCGGCTACCTCGTCGGCTGCCAGGTGAGCATCGCCGATGACGCGATCGGCCTGGGCGGTTCGGTCGGTATCGAGGTCGGTGGCGGTAGCATCGGCGGCTCGGTCGGCCTCGAGCTGGGCCCGGGCGAGGTGAAGTTCGTACAGATCGAGTACAAGGACATCGAGAAGGCCGGTGTCTACTCGGTCGAGTACCAGGATGTGGAAATGGCGATCCAGGGTTGCGCCGGTTACGCGCAGGCCCGCGCCTACACCGTGGTCGAGATCATCGGCGACCACTACTCGAAGACCACCCTCTACGGGCAGCCGTTCAGCATCGGCTGA
- a CDS encoding S1C family serine protease yields the protein MTEDFTNRPAGSGAGPVPPSAPQPQVGPQSQVGPPAGPGPEGGQLTAPGQPPVGGPWQFPGGARFPVGQPGDTAAYPVAGGSYGGPPPGDSGQFYVAAPPPRRSSVRTGLVAGAVALALVSGGIGGAVGALVSDSGGGPAATNALDAPVPEVRDAGNAPAGSIQAVAQQVLPSVVMIEVASNRGQGEGSGVVLSSDGLILTNNHVAAGGGANGEMSVTFSDGSTASAALVGADPVSDLAVIRVKGKTDLKPMELGSSANLQVGQPVVAIGSPLGLAGTVTTGIVSAMNRPVSTTGEGSNDPTVPNPVIDAIQTDAAINPGNSGGALVDGQGRLIGINTAIASLGSSGAGGQQSGSIGLGFAIPVDQARRVADELIKSGHATYAQIGVTVQRDESVHGARVLEVTPNGPAAAAKIPPGSIVTRLDDRTIDSGDALVAAVRSKQPGDKVTVTYTDERGGNTRTAEVTLAAAAVEGGR from the coding sequence ATGACCGAGGATTTCACCAATCGGCCGGCTGGGTCGGGAGCCGGACCGGTGCCGCCCTCGGCTCCGCAGCCGCAGGTGGGGCCGCAGTCGCAGGTGGGGCCACCGGCCGGTCCTGGGCCGGAGGGTGGGCAGCTCACAGCGCCCGGGCAGCCGCCGGTGGGCGGGCCCTGGCAGTTTCCGGGCGGAGCCCGGTTTCCGGTGGGGCAGCCGGGCGATACGGCCGCGTATCCCGTCGCGGGTGGTTCGTACGGTGGCCCGCCGCCCGGTGATTCCGGGCAGTTCTATGTCGCCGCGCCGCCGCCGCGGCGGAGTTCGGTGCGTACCGGTCTGGTGGCGGGGGCCGTTGCCCTGGCGTTGGTGAGCGGTGGTATCGGTGGTGCGGTGGGGGCGCTGGTCAGCGATTCGGGGGGTGGGCCGGCGGCGACCAACGCGTTGGACGCGCCGGTTCCGGAGGTGCGGGACGCGGGGAATGCCCCGGCCGGTTCGATCCAGGCCGTCGCGCAGCAGGTGCTGCCGTCGGTGGTGATGATCGAGGTGGCGAGTAATCGCGGCCAAGGGGAGGGGTCGGGGGTGGTGTTGTCGTCGGATGGCTTGATCCTGACGAATAACCATGTCGCGGCCGGGGGCGGGGCGAACGGCGAGATGTCGGTGACCTTCTCCGACGGTAGTACCGCGTCGGCTGCCCTGGTGGGTGCCGATCCGGTGTCGGATCTCGCGGTCATCCGGGTGAAGGGTAAAACGGACCTGAAGCCGATGGAACTGGGTAGTTCGGCGAACTTGCAGGTCGGTCAGCCGGTGGTGGCGATCGGTTCGCCGCTGGGGCTGGCGGGCACCGTGACCACGGGGATCGTTTCGGCGATGAACCGTCCGGTGTCCACGACCGGGGAGGGCAGTAATGATCCGACCGTGCCCAATCCGGTGATCGACGCGATCCAGACCGATGCCGCGATCAATCCCGGTAATTCCGGTGGTGCGCTGGTCGATGGCCAGGGCCGGTTGATCGGGATCAATACGGCTATCGCGAGCTTGGGTTCGTCAGGGGCGGGCGGTCAGCAGAGCGGTTCCATCGGACTCGGTTTCGCGATTCCGGTGGATCAGGCGCGGCGGGTCGCCGACGAGTTGATCAAGAGTGGTCACGCCACGTATGCGCAGATCGGGGTGACCGTGCAGCGTGACGAGTCGGTGCACGGTGCGCGGGTTCTCGAGGTGACGCCGAACGGTCCGGCGGCCGCGGCGAAGATTCCCCCGGGTTCGATCGTGACCCGGCTGGACGACCGCACGATCGATTCCGGGGATGCGCTGGTCGCCGCCGTGCGGTCGAAACAACCGGGAGACAAGGTGACAGTGACCTATACCGATGAACGGGGCGGTAACACCCGGACCGCCGAAGTGACCTTGGCTGCCGCCGCGGTGGAGGGAGGCCGATGA
- a CDS encoding roadblock/LC7 domain-containing protein: protein MTDPKSSTDENLNWLVARFTRDVPGVSHAVLVSADGLLQAVSPHLPTDRAEQLAAVTAGLASLATGAAQLFDGGKVMQSIVEMQRGYLLVMSVGNGSHIAVLANKQHDIGRIGYEMALLVDRVGSVVSATARSTV from the coding sequence ATGACCGACCCGAAGAGCAGCACGGACGAGAACCTGAACTGGCTGGTCGCCAGATTCACCCGCGACGTTCCGGGTGTCTCCCATGCCGTCCTGGTCTCCGCGGACGGTCTGCTGCAGGCCGTCAGCCCCCATCTGCCGACCGATCGCGCCGAACAGCTCGCCGCGGTGACCGCGGGTCTGGCCAGCCTCGCCACAGGGGCGGCCCAGTTGTTCGACGGCGGCAAGGTGATGCAGTCGATCGTGGAGATGCAGCGCGGCTACCTACTGGTGATGAGCGTCGGCAACGGCTCGCATATCGCGGTACTCGCCAACAAACAGCACGATATCGGCCGCATCGGCTATGAGATGGCCCTGCTGGTCGATCGCGTGGGTTCTGTCGTCAGCGCGACTGCCCGATCCACCGTCTGA